In Prunus dulcis chromosome 1, ALMONDv2, whole genome shotgun sequence, the following are encoded in one genomic region:
- the LOC117616575 gene encoding auxin response factor 5: protein MIMGSVEEKIKAGGLLSGAQPSILDEMKLLKELQDHSGSRKAINSELWHACAGPLVCLPQVGSLSYYFPQGHSEQVAVSTKRTATSQIPNYPNLPSQLLCQVQNVTLHADKETDEIYAQMSLKPVNSEKDVFPVPDFGLKPSKHPSEFFCKTLTASDTSTHGGFSVPRRAAEKLFPPLDFTMQPPSQELVVRDLHDNSWTFRHIYRGQPKRHLLTTGWSLFVGAKRLRAGDSVLFIRDERSQLMIGVRRANRQQTTLPSSVLSADSMHIGVLAAAAHAAANRSPFTIFYNPRACPSEFVIPLATYQKAIYGTQLSVGMRFGMMFETEESGKRRYMGTIVSTSDLDPLRWPGSKWRNLQVEWDEPGCCDKQNRVSSWEIETPENLFIFPSLTSSLKRPLHTGFLGAETEWGNLIKRPFIRVPEIGNGNSFPYSISNLCSEQLVNMLLKPQLVNHAGTLAALQQQSPANGDLMADMKAMQAKLNQKNPGVFSEGTSLQSQNPPQSSLDQSATIDVNTTSHAILPGKLNNLTKFGSQAPVGNSTDKTKLETDFSADQLSQLNSTGLGIEDKLAAGFVSPYNLVNQLTFANQNQSAAQLQTSPRPMQPPLESLLYHSQQTDMPNSDFNSTNGSLPFLDNDECIFYQSYQPFAGTLRSQGPLSVFGLQDSSAVLTSANNSSLTSIGQEMWDNSLNNCRLLPQVDQLTSSHQGPGSLNCISNSSSLRDLSDESNNQSGIYGCPNVDVGSGVSTVIDPSVSSTILDEFSTLKNADFHNPSDCLLGNLSSSQDLQSQITSASLGDSQAFSRQDLADNSGGTSSSNIDLDESSLLQNNGSWHQVVPPVRTYTKVQKTGSVGRSIDVTSFKNYEELCSAIECMFGLEGLLNDPKGSGWKLVYVDYENDVLLVGDDPWEEFVGCVRCIRILSPTEVQQMSEEGMKLLNSAAMQGINGTTSEGGRT from the exons ATGATAATGGGCTCAGTTGAGGAGAAGATTAAAGCAGGGGGCTTGCTTAGTGGTGCACAACCAAGCATACTTGATGAGATGAAGCTATTGAAAGAGCTTCAGGATCATTCTG GGTCCCGGAAGGCTATAAATTCAGAGTTATGGCATGCCTGCGCCGGCCCACTTGTTTGTTTGCCTCAGGTGGGAAGTCTTTCATATTACTTCCCTCAAGGACACAGCGAACAG GTGGCGGTTTCCACGAAAAGAACGGCAACCTCACAGATTCCCAACTATCCGAATCTCCCATCTCAGTTGCTATGCCAAGTTCAAAATGTTACACTGCAT GCAGACAAAGAAACCGATGAAATCTACGCACAGATGAGTCTTAAACCAGTGAACTCT GAAAAGGATGTCTTCCCGGTACCAGACTTTGGACTAAAGCCTAGCAAACATCCAAGTGaatttttctgcaaaactttGACTGCAAGTGATACAAGCACACATGGGGGCTTCTCTGTGCCGCGCAGAGCAGCAGAAAAGCTCTTCCCTCCACTA GATTTCACAATGCAACCACCAAGCCAAGAACTTGTTGTCCGAGACTTGCATGATAATAGCTGGACATTTCGCCATATTTATCGCG GGCAGCCGAAGCGGCACCTTCTCACAACTGGATGGAGTTTGTTTGTTGGTGCAAAGAGGCTTAGAGCGGGTGATTCGGTGCTGTTTATCAG GGATGAGAGGTCACAGCTAATGATTGGTGTGAGACGAGCAAATCGTCAGCAAACAACATTGCCGTCATCAGTTCTATCTGCTGATAGCATGCACATTGGTGTCCTTGCTGCTGCGGCTCATGCTGCAGCCAATCGAAGTCCATTCACTATATTCTACAATCCAAG GGCATGCCCTTCAGAATTTGTCATACCTTTGGCTACATACCAAAAGGCCATATATGGGACCCAGCTCTCAGTTGGAATGAGGTTTGGAATGATGTTCGAGACAGAAGAGTCGGGTAAGCGCAG GTATATGGGTACAATAGTCAGTACTAGTGATTTAGATCCACTGAGATGGCCTGGTTCAAAGTGGCGGAATCTTCAG GTAGAGTGGGATGAGCCAGGGTGTTGTGATAAACAGAACAGGGTTAGTTCATGGGAAATTGAGACTCCTGAAAATCTTTTCATATTTCCTTCTCTGACTTCGAGTCTTAAACGGCCATTACACACTGGATTCTTgg GAGCAGAAACTGAGTGGGGAAATTTGATTAAAAGACCATTTATCCGTGTTCCTGAGATTGGAAATGGGAACTCATTTCCGTACTCGATTTCAAATCTATGTTCGGAACAGCTAGTCAATATGCTACTGAAACCTCAACTTGTTAATCATGCTGGAACTTTAGCTGCTCTACAACAGCAATCACCTGCTAATGGAGATCTAATGGCAGATATGAAGGCCATGCAGGCCAAACTCAACCAAAAGAATCCGGGTGTCTTTTCAGAAGGTACATCTCTACAGAGTCAAAACCCTCCCCAATCATCTCTGGATCAATCTGCTACAATAGACGTGAATACAACATCTCATGCAATTCTACCAGGAAAGCTGAACAACCTAACAAAGTTTGGAAGTCAAGCACCAGTTGGAAATAGCACTGACAAGACAAAATTAGAAACTGATTTTTCTGCCGATCAGTTAAGCCAGTTGAATTCTACAGGACTGGGAATTGAAGATAAATTGGCTGCAGGGTTTGTTAGTCCCTATAACCTTGTGAACCAGCTGACATTTGCCAACCAAAACCAAAGTGCAGCGCAACTACAAACTAGCCCACGGCCTATGCAGCCGCCTTTGGAATCATTACTTTACCACTCCCAACAAACTGATATGCCTAATTCAGATTTCAATAGCACAAATGGTTCGCTTCCATTCCTAGACAATGATGAATGCATATTTTACCAGTCTTATCAACCCTTTGCCGGGACACTTAGATCACAGGGGCCTTTGTCTGTGTTTGGTTTGCAAGATTCTTCAGCTGTTTTAACTTCAGCAAATAATTCCTCCCTAACTTCAATTGGTCAGGAAATGTGGGATAATAGCCTGAATAATTGTAGGCTTTTACCCCAAGTGGATCAGCTCACTTCATCCCATCAAGGTCCTGGTAGCCTTAATTGTATTTCTAACTCAAGCAGTCTCAGAGATTTGTCAGATGAGAGCAACAATCAAAGTGGGATATATGGTTGTCCAAACGTTGATGTTGGTAGTGGTGTAAGCACTGTTATTGACCCTTCTGTTTCAAGCACCATACTGGATGAGTTTTCTACATTAAAGAATGCAGATTTCCACAACCCCTCAGATTGCTTGCTTGGTAACTTGAGCTCGAGCCAGGATCTTCAGTCTCAGATTACCTCTGCAAGCCTAGGAGACTCCCAGGCTTTCTCCAGGCAAGACCTAGCAGACAACTCAGGCGGTACATCCTCAAGCAATATAGATCTTGATGAGAGCAGTCTACTGCAGAACAACGGTTCATGGCATCAAGTGGTTCCACCTGTGCGAACCTATACAAAA GTACAAAAGACGGGATCTGTTGGAAGGTCAATTGATGTTACTAGTTTCAAAAACTATGAAGAACTATGTTCTGCAATTGAATGCATGTTTGGACTGGAGGGGCTGCTAAATGACCCAAAAGGTTCAGGGTGGAAATTGGTTTATGTGGATTATGAGAATGACGTTCTACTTGTTGGGGATGATCCTTGGGA GGAATTCGTTGGTTGTGTTCGCTGTATCAGGATCCTTTCACCTACAGAAGTTCAGCAGATGAGCGAGGAGGGAATGAAGCTTCTGAATAGTGCTGCAATGCAAGGGATTAATGGCACCACGTCCGAAGGTGGCCGTACTTAA
- the LOC117616576 gene encoding uncharacterized protein LOC117616576, with the protein MGSVSLKIGDGTARFKRATLCSSAVNLLMLFSVITTNLFALYAFTSSPKDQQTYHLLHHTQKNISLISEQVSLILREIDSSQKKLAQMEKELLGYESIDLSRSNVAHELKLFLQHHQLPLGKDSRTGITEMVASVGHSCEKSADLLSQYMNYKVSGPCPDDWSLAQKLILRGCEPLPRRRCFAKTLPKVGLNPFPISLWKPVSDKIVTWSGLGCKSFECLNSKKLSRDCVGCFDLVNGFENQRFVKARGKNDFLIDDVLALGSGGIRIGFDIGGGSGTFAARMAERNMTVITNTLNIDAPFSEFIAARGLFPLFLSLDHRFPFYDNVFDLVHAASGLDVGGKPEKFEFVMFDIDRILRPGGLFWLDNFYCSNEEKKRDLTRLIERFGYKKLKWVVGDKVDAAGSGKSEVYLSAVLQKPVRV; encoded by the coding sequence ATGGGCTCTGTTTCTCTGAAGATTGGTGATGGAACAGCCAGATTCAAAAGAGCAACGCTATGTTCATCAGCCGTCAATCTTCTCATGCTCTTCTCTGTCATCACGACTAATCTCTTCGCTCTCTACGCCTTCACATCCTCGCCAAAAGACCAACAAACCTACCATCTCCTTCACCACACCCAGAAGAACATCTCTCTCATCTCAGAGCAGGTCTCTCTGATCCTCAGAGAGATCGATTCCTCACAAAAAAAACTAGCTCAGATGGAAAAGGAGCTCCTTGGCTACGAAAGCATCGATCTTTCGAGATCCAACGTTGCACACGAGCTCAAACTCTTCCTTCAGCATCACCAGCTCCCTCTAGGCAAAGATTCGAGAACTGGGATCACTGAAATGGTGGCTTCCGTGGGTCATTCCTGCGAGAAATCTGCGGACTTGTTGTCTCAGTACATGAATTACAAGGTCTCCGGGCCTTGCCCTGACGATTGGAGTCTTGCCCAGAAGCTGATTTTGCGTGGATGTGAGCCTTTGCCCAGAAGGAGGTGCTTTGCCAAGACTCTTCCCAAGGTGGGTCTAAACCCTTTTCCCATTTCACTTTGGAAACCTGTTAGTGATAAGATCGTTACTTGGAGTGGTCTTGGGTGTAAGAGTTTTGAGTGCTTGAATAGTAAGAAATTGAGTAGAGACTGTGTTGGCTgctttgatttggttaatggGTTTGAGAATCAGAGATTTGTTAAGGCTAGAGGCAAGAATGATTTCCTTATTGATGATGTTTTAGCTCTGGGAAGTGGAGGAATCAGAATAGGGTTTGATATTGGAGGTGGGTCTGGTACCTTTGCTGCTAGAATGGCAGAGAGGAACATGACTGTGATCACTAACACTTTGAACATTGATGCCCCATTTAGCGAATTCATCGCTGCAAGGGGGcttttccctctctttttgaGTTTGGATCATAGATTTCCTTTCTACGATAATGTGTTCGATTTGGTTCATGCGGCCAGTGGATTGGATGTTGGTGGCAAACCCGAAAAATTCGAGTTCGTAATGTTTGACATAGACCGAATTTTGAGGCCTGGAGGTTTGTTTTGGTTAGACAACTTTTATTGCTCCaatgaggaaaagaaaagggattTAACCAGGTTGATCGAGCGTTTTGGATATAAAAAACTGAAATGGGTTGTTGGGGATAAGGTAGATGCAGCAGGATCAGGAAAGTCTGAAGTTTATTTGTCTGCCGTTCTGCAAAAACCAGTTAGAGTATGA
- the LOC117620689 gene encoding uncharacterized protein LOC117620689, which translates to MAPPPGPYAGTSTLALVARASAFTFGLVYGSVKLRVLKMKAKSHKKAEAKAKH; encoded by the exons ATGGCACCACCTCCAGGCCCTTACGCTGGCACCAGCACCCTCGCCTTG GTTGCTCGTGCATCGGCCTTCACTTTCGGTCTGGTTTATGGAAGCGTGAAGCTCAGGGTTCTCAAG ATGAAGGCCAAGTCACATAAGAAAGCTGAAGCCAAGGCTAAACATTGA